From the Ruania alkalisoli genome, one window contains:
- a CDS encoding metal ABC transporter ATP-binding protein, producing the protein MNSPTAARTRSLSVAYRSAPVLRNVDLDVPEGVVLGIVGPNGAGKSTLLKAMLGLVRPLTGATEFFGRPLAQVRQRVAYMPQSASVDWDFPATVTGVVGMGTYGRLGWLRRPGRTEHEATVRALEHVGIADLAERQIGELSGGQRQRTFLARALAQDPDLLLMDEPFQGVDARSQHAIVAVLHAMRSQGRTVVLVHHDLATVADYCDHVALLNERLVASGPVDEVFTRENVRTTYDVTDTDALADLLT; encoded by the coding sequence ATGAACTCCCCGACGGCGGCCCGTACCCGTTCCCTGAGCGTCGCCTATCGCAGCGCCCCCGTCCTGCGGAACGTCGACCTCGACGTACCCGAGGGTGTGGTGCTGGGCATCGTCGGGCCCAATGGCGCCGGCAAGTCCACGCTTCTCAAGGCCATGCTCGGGCTGGTCCGTCCCCTCACCGGGGCCACCGAGTTCTTCGGCCGCCCGTTGGCGCAGGTGCGCCAGCGGGTGGCGTACATGCCCCAGTCAGCCAGCGTGGACTGGGACTTCCCGGCAACGGTGACGGGCGTCGTCGGGATGGGCACCTACGGACGTCTCGGCTGGCTGCGACGCCCGGGCCGTACGGAACACGAGGCGACCGTGAGGGCACTCGAACACGTGGGAATCGCGGACCTCGCCGAGCGACAGATCGGCGAGCTCTCCGGTGGCCAACGGCAGCGGACGTTCCTCGCGCGAGCGCTGGCACAGGACCCGGACCTGCTGCTCATGGACGAACCGTTTCAGGGTGTCGACGCCCGCAGCCAGCACGCGATCGTGGCGGTGCTGCACGCGATGCGCAGCCAGGGTCGCACGGTGGTGCTCGTGCATCATGACCTGGCCACGGTGGCCGACTACTGCGATCACGTCGCCCTGCTGAACGAGCGGCTCGTCGCCTCCGGGCCGGTGGACGAGGTGTTCACCCGCGAGAACGTGCGGACCACCTACGACGTGACGGACACCGACGCCCTGGCGGACCTGCTGACATGA
- a CDS encoding metal ABC transporter permease yields the protein MSPLEFFADHTYRIVFAGTVVIGLVAGALGSFAYLRKQSLISDVISHAALPGTLIAFLTAVVVLGADGRSMLGLILGAVIVGTVAVLAANGLTQATKIRIDTAMAISLTVFFGAGMLLLRVISNGDYPGKGGIADYLFGNASVITVADLVTSAVVGGLALLVMVVFWKEFALRTFDPAHASAVGLRASAIDALMFTTIVIATVIGVKAVGLVLMVAFVITPPAAARQWTSTLRSMVALSAAIGAVGSGAGAYLSIVLEIPTGPAIVLTLFGIFALSIAASPRRSVIMRGLARARARAALRRELLAETEATLGGSVAGAGSDGSGAGAGSGGEHT from the coding sequence ATGAGTCCGCTGGAGTTCTTCGCCGATCACACCTACCGGATCGTGTTCGCCGGCACCGTCGTGATCGGACTGGTGGCCGGTGCACTCGGGAGCTTCGCCTACCTGCGTAAGCAGTCCCTGATCAGCGACGTGATCTCCCACGCCGCCCTCCCCGGGACGCTGATCGCCTTCCTGACGGCCGTCGTCGTGCTCGGTGCCGACGGCCGTTCGATGCTCGGCCTCATCCTCGGCGCCGTCATCGTGGGCACGGTCGCCGTCCTCGCGGCCAACGGGCTCACGCAGGCGACGAAGATCAGGATCGACACGGCGATGGCGATCTCCCTGACGGTCTTCTTCGGCGCCGGGATGCTGCTGCTGCGGGTGATCTCCAACGGCGACTACCCGGGCAAGGGCGGCATCGCCGACTACCTGTTCGGCAACGCCTCGGTCATCACGGTGGCAGATCTGGTCACCAGTGCCGTCGTGGGTGGGCTGGCGCTGCTGGTGATGGTGGTGTTCTGGAAGGAGTTCGCGCTGCGGACCTTCGACCCGGCTCATGCGTCGGCGGTGGGTTTGCGCGCATCGGCGATCGATGCGCTGATGTTCACCACCATCGTGATCGCCACCGTGATCGGCGTGAAGGCCGTCGGGCTGGTGCTGATGGTGGCGTTCGTCATCACTCCCCCAGCCGCGGCAAGACAATGGACCTCCACCCTGCGATCGATGGTCGCCCTCTCGGCAGCGATCGGCGCCGTCGGAAGTGGCGCCGGCGCCTATCTGTCGATCGTGCTCGAGATCCCGACCGGGCCCGCCATCGTGCTGACCTTGTTCGGCATCTTCGCCCTCTCGATCGCGGCCTCACCGCGACGCAGCGTCATCATGCGCGGACTGGCCCGGGCGCGTGCCCGGGCCGCGCTGCGCCGGGAGCTGCTGGCCGAGACCGAGGCGACTTTGGGTGGGTCCGTGGCGGGCGCCGGCTCGGACGGGTCCGGGGCGGGCGCCGGCTCGGGTGGTGAGCACACATGA
- a CDS encoding metal ABC transporter permease produces MSFAVGVLLLAIVTAVACALPGVFVVLRRSSMLVDAIGHAVLPGIVVGYALTRDLGSPLLILGAALAGLAVVLGAEWLGRTGLLTGDSPQGLIFPALFAAGVIAVTLNFGNVHLDTHAVLVGDLNLAAFEQWIVGGVSLGPTYLYVMLAVLAANIALIAVMYRQLTVTTFDPEFASSIGIRTGAVQTAFMFLVSVTVTAAFHASGAILVLALVVVPAATAHLLSRRLPATLVLAVVIAAGGAAAGFGLAYVLDAATSAGMAVFYGLLFAVALTIVKVRERRRHRQRPAVAGPRSHRPLPHDPHPHPHLHDPHPHDPHPHRG; encoded by the coding sequence ATGAGTTTCGCGGTCGGGGTGCTGCTGCTGGCGATCGTGACGGCGGTGGCATGTGCGCTGCCCGGGGTGTTCGTGGTGCTGCGTCGCAGCTCGATGCTGGTCGATGCGATCGGGCACGCGGTGCTGCCGGGGATCGTGGTCGGCTACGCCCTCACCCGCGATCTCGGCTCCCCGCTGCTGATCCTCGGGGCGGCGCTGGCCGGGCTGGCCGTGGTGCTCGGTGCGGAATGGCTGGGCCGGACGGGATTGCTCACCGGCGACTCCCCGCAGGGGTTGATCTTCCCGGCCCTGTTCGCGGCCGGGGTGATCGCCGTGACGCTGAACTTCGGCAACGTCCACCTCGACACCCATGCCGTGCTGGTCGGCGACCTCAACCTCGCCGCCTTCGAGCAGTGGATCGTCGGCGGCGTCTCGCTCGGGCCGACGTATCTGTACGTGATGCTCGCGGTGCTGGCGGCGAACATCGCCTTGATCGCCGTCATGTACCGGCAGCTGACCGTCACGACCTTCGACCCGGAGTTCGCCTCCTCGATCGGCATCCGCACCGGTGCCGTTCAAACCGCCTTCATGTTTCTGGTGTCGGTCACGGTCACGGCCGCGTTCCATGCCTCCGGGGCGATCCTCGTGCTGGCACTCGTGGTGGTGCCGGCGGCCACGGCGCACCTGCTCTCCCGTCGGCTGCCGGCCACCCTAGTGCTCGCCGTGGTGATCGCCGCCGGTGGTGCGGCGGCCGGGTTCGGGCTCGCCTACGTGCTCGATGCCGCCACCAGCGCAGGGATGGCCGTGTTCTACGGGCTGCTGTTCGCCGTGGCGCTGACGATCGTGAAGGTCCGCGAGCGCCGCAGGCACAGGCAACGCCCGGCGGTGGCCGGTCCTCGATCCCACCGCCCTCTCCCTCACGACCCCCACCCTCATCCCCACCTTCACGACCCCCACCCTCACGACCCCCACCCTCACCGGGGGTGA
- a CDS encoding metal-dependent transcriptional regulator translates to MSVSQLSASAQNYLKVIWALQEWTGDEATPSQIALRAGVRLSTVSDAVRKLTDQGLVEHAPYGAITLTDAGRTHALAMVRRHRLIESFLVQVLGYTWDQVHDEAETLEHAVSDFMVERIDDHLGHPTRDPHGDPIPTADGQIDVPDAVVLSTVQPGSRVRVERISDDDPALLQHFAEQGLGVGAELEVRAGAPYSEAIEVVLPDGAPSLSLGRSATDAVWVTPVD, encoded by the coding sequence ATGTCCGTCTCCCAGCTCTCGGCGAGCGCACAGAACTATCTGAAGGTGATCTGGGCGCTGCAGGAGTGGACCGGGGATGAGGCCACGCCGTCGCAGATCGCCCTCCGGGCAGGGGTGCGGCTGTCCACCGTCTCCGATGCCGTCCGCAAGCTCACCGATCAGGGCCTGGTGGAGCATGCGCCGTACGGCGCGATCACCCTCACCGACGCCGGCCGCACACATGCGCTGGCGATGGTGCGCCGCCACCGGCTCATCGAGTCCTTCCTGGTGCAGGTGCTCGGTTACACCTGGGACCAGGTGCACGACGAGGCAGAGACTCTGGAGCACGCCGTCTCGGACTTCATGGTCGAGCGCATCGATGACCACCTCGGGCACCCGACCCGGGATCCCCACGGTGACCCCATTCCCACGGCGGACGGGCAGATCGACGTGCCGGACGCCGTCGTACTCTCGACAGTCCAGCCCGGGAGCCGGGTACGGGTGGAACGCATCTCCGACGACGACCCGGCCCTGCTGCAGCACTTCGCTGAGCAGGGCCTCGGGGTGGGGGCAGAGCTGGAGGTCCGAGCCGGCGCGCCCTACTCGGAGGCGATCGAGGTCGTCCTTCCCGACGGCGCACCCTCCCTGTCGCTCGGACGCTCGGCCACCGACGCCGTATGGGTCACACCCGTCGACTGA